From a region of the Trichoderma atroviride chromosome 6, complete sequence genome:
- a CDS encoding mitochondrial 54S ribosomal protein bL27m (EggNog:ENOG41~BUSCO:EOG092D2N6R) yields MRLFTIQRPILAAVAALSRPTIANSAVAPLGAQLANVLAEGRRNASVKAQGAYRKKSKRGIPNKLGAKRTGDQFVIPGNILYKQRGTHWWPGENCIMGRDHTIHSMATGYVKYYRDPAKHPDRKYIGVVFNKEDTLPYPQHAERKRKLNKTAHTIRTEAAKPELSPSGIPFEVTRVEAGEPDRLLRLRANYSYREDNWRIGRLVKTTGLKTTRFRTRKQWFRHRRWRREREISGQKEAERKRAESGGEKVVKAISKKAAKKAAKQAGKKAK; encoded by the exons ATGCGACTCTTCACGATACAGCGGCCGATattggctgctgtggctgcgcTTTCAAGGCCAACAATTGCAAACAGCGCTGTTGCTCCTCTCGGAGCGCAATTGGCCAATGTCCTGGCCGAGGGTCGAAGAAATGCTTCGGTGAAGGCGCAGGGAGCCtacaggaagaagagcaagaggggAATTCCTAACAAACTTGGTGCCAAGCGGACTGGAG ATCAATTCGTTATTCCGGGCAATATTCTTTACAAGCAGCGCGGAACACACTGGTGGCCAGGCGAGAATTGCATCATGGGCCGCGATCACACCATTCACTCCATGGCGACGGGCTACGTCAAATACTACCGCGACCCGGCGAAGCACCCCGACAGGAAATACATTGGCGtcgtcttcaacaaggaGGACACGCTGCCGTACCCGCAGCACGCCGAGCGTAAGCGCAAGCTCAACAAGACGGCGCACACGATCCGGACCGAGGCTGCGAAGCCGGAGCTGTCGCCGTCGGGAATCCCCTTTGAGGTCACGCGAGTGGAGGCCGGCGAGCCAGacaggctgctgaggctgagggcgaATTACAGCTACCGCGAGGACAACTGGCGCATTGGACGGCTGGTGAAGACGACGGGgttgaagacgacgaggttCCGGACGAGGAAGCAGTGGTTCCGGCATAGACGGTGGAGGAGGGAGCGGGAGATTTCGGGGCAGAAGGAggcggagaggaagagggctgAGAGCGGGGGGGAGAAGGTTGTGAAGGCGATTAgcaagaaggcggcgaagaaggcggcgaagCAGGCTGGTAAGAAGGCGAAATAA
- a CDS encoding uncharacterized protein (EggNog:ENOG41~SECRETED:SignalP(1-16)) → MRLLIALLSFFALANAQFGFFDQMFGGGGGGGGHHQEQRPQNNPSDARHYQHQYTHSTCDHYLCPDTLACVHFPHHCPCAWDANDDKFELAEGKRTCVSKGGFKQGEAARKIELARKGLL, encoded by the exons ATGCGGCTCTTAATAGCTCTTTTGTCCTTTTTCGCCTTGGCCAATGCCCAGTTTGGATTCTTTGACCAAAtgtttggcggcggcggcggcggcggcggccaccaCCAAGAGCAGCGCCCGCAGAACAACCCCAGCGACGCTCGCCATTATCAACACCAGTACACACATT CCACCTGTGACCACTACCTCTGCCCCGACACACTCGCCTGCGTCCACTTCCCGCACCACTGCCCCTGCGCATGGGACGCCAACGACGACAAATTCGAGCTCGCAGAAGGGAAGCGCACCTGCGTTTCAAAAGGCGGGTTCAAGCAGGGAGAAGCCGCGCGCAAGATTGAACTGGCGCGGAAGGGTTTGCTTTGA
- a CDS encoding uncharacterized protein (EggNog:ENOG41), whose amino-acid sequence MFPGPAVLPSNHAPFAQMMDWARPPKRDEARGAAAEAMPGAQRLSEEGLMQRMADLNRSASTGSRTRRTSRSQLVEPPASASASASASTSESASLSPTQQPLAIDEIDTMDLRNAQGNWSGLQENSENMSYYLYTEDDGTVRGTQNAPFPPGKERYDHPEPEMGRPFICPVRNCRSLAISMKHMAAHFHGKHNRLLFNDNGDGTFSPVRAYTNKDDSSPGIIVSRIPISAEAPPAATPEYSERQRLLLLRTNGSPMSYVSAGPREAVVGSALGGNSPDIPKRTLRTEAVNDVMDERLAKRPKKTPVPLPVQATVLPPSPTPPSLPMEQPPMTETLKFLHRFLSPNQQIPSRPDILALSKYERVRNLPASWIDYHIDKTIDPLHYACVLAYLVGTAEEKNPCRKWKGVSRLSDPCVGLPASLSAEARAAFSRSKTCIACQYQYCYNRTKNECEWAKNDNGMALDTMGEEADATAQAEVIPQSGVEPASEMMPKVVAADSGYADDDYDMISDGLPLSKKEPEQVPIRTSQNKSPPPISNVTQNPAAAQMEAEEMEDWEIAPGTIKDEVTNMNIGFSNTYMSDQRPITISPGLSFNVLVLKPGRPYHWPVAISMVRTCSVSAGKISVKMGDNETFKLGPNGVVVIRPGQDCTVSNRLYTDAVLHCTTFEDDFQMK is encoded by the exons ATGTTTCCAGGCCCTGCTGTGTTACCAAGCAACCACGCACCTTTCGCTCAGATGATGGACTGGGCAAGGCCACCAAAAAGGGACGAGGCTAGAGGGGCAGCTGCCGAAGCAATGCCAGGAGCACAGCGGTTATCGGAAGAGGGCCTGATGCAGAGGATGGCGGATCTCAATAGATCTGCGAGCACCGGCTCAAGAACGCGTCGAACGTCGAGAAGCCAGCTTGTGGAACCGCCCGCTTCAgcctctgcgtctgcgtctgcctcTACGTCTGAATCCGCGTCGCTGTCTCCAACTCAGCAACCTTTGGCCATCGATGAGATCGACACCATGGATCTTCGAAATGCTCAGGGCAATTGGAGTGGGCTACAGGAAAATTCCGAAAATATGTCGTACTATCTCTATACAG AGGATGACGGTACTGTGCGAGGAACGCAGAACGCTCCATTTCCTCCGGGGAAAGAACGATACGACCATCCTGAGCCCGAGATGGGACGGCCGTTTATCTGCCCGGTGCGCAACTGTAGATCTCTTGCTATTAGCATGAAGCACATGGCGGCACACTTTCATGGGAAGCATAACCGCCTTTTGTTCAACGATAATGGCGATGGTACCTTTTCCCCAGTGAGAGCCTACACAAATAAGGACGACAGCTCTCCTGGCATCATCGTTTCGCGCATTCCGATCTCTGCTGAGGCACCACCCGCCGCAACCCCGGAATATTCAGAGAGACaaagactgctgctgctgaggacAAACGGTTCGCCTATGTCATACGTATCCGCAGGCCCTCGGGAAGCCGTTGTTGGAAGCGCTCTTGGAGGCAATTCCCCTGACATCCCAAAACGCACTTTGCGCACTGAGGCAGTCAACGATGTCATGGACGAGAGATTGGCAAAACGTCCCAAGAAGACTCCAGTGCCTCTACCCGTTCAAGCAACTGTGCtgccgccatcaccaacgcCCCCCAGTCTGCCCATGGAGCAGCCACCTATGACTGAAACGCTCAAGTTTTTGCACCGGTTCCTATCACCAAATCAGCAAATCCCTTCTCGGCCGGACATACTCGCACTCTCAAAATATGAGCGGGTTCGGAATTTGCCAGCCTCGTGGATAGACTATCATATTGATAAGACGATCGATCCTCTCCACTACGCCTGTGTTTTGGCGTATCTAGTAGGCActgcagaagaaaagaatccGTGCCGCAAATGGAAAGGAGTATCGCGGCTGTCAGATCCCTGCGTAGGGTTGCCTGCGAGCCTTTCGGCCGAAGCGCGAGCTGCATTCAGCAGATCAAAGACGTGCATTGCCTGCCAATACCAATATTGCTACAACCGTACCAAAAACGAGTGCGAGTGGGCTAAAAACGACAACGGCATGGCGCTCGATACTATGGGCGAAGAAGCAGATGCAACGGCACAGGCAGAGGTGATACCCCAGTCTGGGGTTGAACCAGCATCTGAGATGATGCCCAAGGTAGTCGCAGCGGATAGCGGTTACGCAGACGATGATTATGATATGATATCAGACGGCCTACCACTATCGAAAAAGGAGCCTGAGCAGGTCCCCATTCGAACATCTCAAAACAAGAGTCCGCCACCTATATCAAATGTCACACAAAATCCAGCAGCCGCTCAGATGGAGGcggaagaaatggaagacTGGGAAATTGCCCCTGGTACTATCAAAGACGAAGTGACTAATATGA ATATCGGCTTTTCCAACACCTACATGTCTGACCAACGACCAATTACCATCTCCCCAGGGCTCAGCTTCAACGTTCTTGTCCTGAAGCCAGGACGCCCGTATCACTGGCCGGTGGCGATTAGCATGGTGCGCACGTGTTCTGTAAGCGCCGGCAAGATCAGTGTCAAGATGGGCGACAACGAGACGTTCAAGCTAGGGCCGAATGGAGTAGTTGTCATACGGCCAGGACAGGATTGCACGGTTTCAAACCGGCTTTACACAGATGCGGTGCTTCACTGCACGACTTTTGAGGACGACTTTCAGATGAAGTGA
- a CDS encoding uncharacterized protein (EggNog:ENOG41): MARGGGGPIRRASASLALDVPAPPAPTRRRSGRSKTPSIFTDTDDTDLKPGASERFSEKPGTGHGQNQQPRTRFTIDPEGQLTHDETSVDVVTVPCPGGHPLRSWNRDGLMGRYYGAPSMRDAEVREVERQGPSWVRQGIRREANRARILLYEHPEVVDGMTLNKLAVALLDELRELRTREKRERPLLFIGHSIGGLVVKMALVRASRDARYEGILRECYGVAFFGTPHQGSSYFAMPSLASSIQQLLQLSAPLPASLTDDLRMANHLLLHVDEDFKIISDDLRVWTFYETIDSRLSANSGDIYFTAPPDIHQVCHSRDASGAHFPPAGRPCQHCVLWEAQRAHAAAVLAPAGGAYRKGRFQRPRGCEGGEMDAQLGAEGDGGGSWLF; the protein is encoded by the exons ATGGctcgtggcggcggcggcccgATACGGCGGGCCTCTGCAAGCCTCGCGCTGGACGTgcctgctcctcctgcaCCTACGCGGAGGAGATCTGGCAGATCAAAAACACCAAGTATATTCACGGATACCGACGATACCGATTTGAAGCCTGGAGCGAGCGAGAGATTTTCTGAGAAGCCGGGGACTGGACATGGTCAGAACCAGCAGCCGCGGACTCGGTTTACCATTGACCCCGAGGGCCAACTTACACACGATGAGACGAGCGTCGACGTCGTCACGGTGCCGTGTCCGGGCGGGCATCCCCTGCGGAGCTGGAACCGAGATGGCCTCATGGGACGATATTATGGCGCGCCGTCGATGCGGGATGCCGAGGTTCGCGAGGTGGAGCGGCAGGGCCCGTCGTGGGTGAGGCAGGGCATTCGGCGAGAGGCCAACAGGGCGAGGATCTTGCTGTACGAGCACCCGGAGGTTGTGGACGGCATGACGCTGAACAAGCTGGCGGTTGCgctgctggacgagctgAGGGAGCTGAGGACGAGGGAGAAGCGGGAGAGGCCGCTGTTGTTTATTGGGCATAGCATTGGCGGGttggtggtgaagatggcgTTGGTGAGGGCGAGTCGGGATGCGAGGTATGAGGGGATACTGAGGGAGTGTTATGGGGTTGCTTTCTTTG GAACGCCGCATCAAGGATCCAGCTACTTTGCCATGCCCTCTCTCGCGTCgagcatccagcagctcttACAGCTATCAGCTCCCTTGCCGGCATCTCTCACGGATGATTTACGCATGGCAAATCATTTACTGCTCCATGTAGATGAAGACTTCAAAATCATATCCGACGATCTCCGCGTATGGACCTTTTACGAGACAATCGACTCTCGACTATCAGCCAACTCGGGAGACATCTACTTCACGGCTCCCCCTGACATCCATCAAGTCTGCCATTCTAGGGATGCGTCAGGAGCGCATTTTCCCCCTGCAGGGCGACCATGCCAACATTGCGTCCTTTGGGAGGCACAACGTGCACACGCTGCGGCTGTTCTTGCGCCAGCTGGCGGAGCATATCGAAAAGGCAGATTCCAACGCCCGCGAGGATGCGAGGGCGGGGAAATGGATGCTCAACTTGGAGCAGAAGGTGACGGTGGAGGTTCATGGCTTTTTTGA
- a CDS encoding uncharacterized protein (EggNog:ENOG41), translating into MASAHRMKRTEQSLWRKNSQTMRQRDDPADAPPPLVVSDILPSSSAAGNPIAHVETPVPLPLPLPPLRTLPSNGPALKRKAMASNDKILQAQQHWEAMNRVMEHKGPAVLPSNHAPFAQMMDWARPPKRDEARGAAAEAMPGAQRLSEEGLMQRMADLNRSASTGSRTRRTSRSQLVEPPASASASASASTSESASLSPTQQPLAIDEIDTMDLRNAQGNWSGLQENSENMSYYLYTEDDGTVRGTQNAPFPPGKERYDHPEPEMGRPFICPVRNCRSLAISMKHMAAHFHGKHNRLLFNDNGDGTFSPVRAYTNKDDSSPGIIVSRIPISAEAPPAATPEYSERQRLLLLRTNGSPMSYVSAGPREAVVGSALGGNSPDIPKRTLRTEAVNDVMDERLAKRPKKTPVPLPVQATVLPPSPTPPSLPMEQPPMTETLKFLHRFLSPNQQIPSRPDILALSKYERVRNLPASWIDYHIDKTIDPLHYACVLAYLVGTAEEKNPCRKWKGVSRLSDPCVGLPASLSAEARAAFSRSKTCIACQYQYCYNRTKNECEWAKNDNGMALDTMGEEADATAQAEVIPQSGVEPASEMMPKVVAADSGYADDDYDMISDGLPLSKKEPEQVPIRTSQNKSPPPISNVTQNPAAAQMEAEEMEDWEIAPGTIKDEVTNMNIGFSNTYMSDQRPITISPGLSFNVLVLKPGRPYHWPVAISMVRTCSVSAGKISVKMGDNETFKLGPNGVVVIRPGQDCTVSNRLYTDAVLHCTTFEDDFQMK; encoded by the exons ATGGCTTCCGCCCATAGAATGAAGCGTACAGAACAATCCCTGTGGAGGAAGAACAGCCAGACGATGCGGCAACGCGACGACCCAGCTGATGCGCCGCCTCCCCTAGTCGTCAGTGATATTCTGCCGTCTTCGTCGGCGGCTGGCAACCCCATTGCTCATGTCGAGACGCCTGTGCCTCtcccgctgccgctgcctccTCTGCGGACCTTGCCTTCGAACGGACCGGCGCTGAAGCGAAAGGCAATGGCGTCAAACGACAAGATTCTACAGGCACAACAACACTGGGAAGCCATGAACAGGGTCATGGAGCACAAAG GCCCTGCTGTGTTACCAAGCAACCACGCACCTTTCGCTCAGATGATGGACTGGGCAAGGCCACCAAAAAGGGACGAGGCTAGAGGGGCAGCTGCCGAAGCAATGCCAGGAGCACAGCGGTTATCGGAAGAGGGCCTGATGCAGAGGATGGCGGATCTCAATAGATCTGCGAGCACCGGCTCAAGAACGCGTCGAACGTCGAGAAGCCAGCTTGTGGAACCGCCCGCTTCAgcctctgcgtctgcgtctgcctcTACGTCTGAATCCGCGTCGCTGTCTCCAACTCAGCAACCTTTGGCCATCGATGAGATCGACACCATGGATCTTCGAAATGCTCAGGGCAATTGGAGTGGGCTACAGGAAAATTCCGAAAATATGTCGTACTATCTCTATACAG AGGATGACGGTACTGTGCGAGGAACGCAGAACGCTCCATTTCCTCCGGGGAAAGAACGATACGACCATCCTGAGCCCGAGATGGGACGGCCGTTTATCTGCCCGGTGCGCAACTGTAGATCTCTTGCTATTAGCATGAAGCACATGGCGGCACACTTTCATGGGAAGCATAACCGCCTTTTGTTCAACGATAATGGCGATGGTACCTTTTCCCCAGTGAGAGCCTACACAAATAAGGACGACAGCTCTCCTGGCATCATCGTTTCGCGCATTCCGATCTCTGCTGAGGCACCACCCGCCGCAACCCCGGAATATTCAGAGAGACaaagactgctgctgctgaggacAAACGGTTCGCCTATGTCATACGTATCCGCAGGCCCTCGGGAAGCCGTTGTTGGAAGCGCTCTTGGAGGCAATTCCCCTGACATCCCAAAACGCACTTTGCGCACTGAGGCAGTCAACGATGTCATGGACGAGAGATTGGCAAAACGTCCCAAGAAGACTCCAGTGCCTCTACCCGTTCAAGCAACTGTGCtgccgccatcaccaacgcCCCCCAGTCTGCCCATGGAGCAGCCACCTATGACTGAAACGCTCAAGTTTTTGCACCGGTTCCTATCACCAAATCAGCAAATCCCTTCTCGGCCGGACATACTCGCACTCTCAAAATATGAGCGGGTTCGGAATTTGCCAGCCTCGTGGATAGACTATCATATTGATAAGACGATCGATCCTCTCCACTACGCCTGTGTTTTGGCGTATCTAGTAGGCActgcagaagaaaagaatccGTGCCGCAAATGGAAAGGAGTATCGCGGCTGTCAGATCCCTGCGTAGGGTTGCCTGCGAGCCTTTCGGCCGAAGCGCGAGCTGCATTCAGCAGATCAAAGACGTGCATTGCCTGCCAATACCAATATTGCTACAACCGTACCAAAAACGAGTGCGAGTGGGCTAAAAACGACAACGGCATGGCGCTCGATACTATGGGCGAAGAAGCAGATGCAACGGCACAGGCAGAGGTGATACCCCAGTCTGGGGTTGAACCAGCATCTGAGATGATGCCCAAGGTAGTCGCAGCGGATAGCGGTTACGCAGACGATGATTATGATATGATATCAGACGGCCTACCACTATCGAAAAAGGAGCCTGAGCAGGTCCCCATTCGAACATCTCAAAACAAGAGTCCGCCACCTATATCAAATGTCACACAAAATCCAGCAGCCGCTCAGATGGAGGcggaagaaatggaagacTGGGAAATTGCCCCTGGTACTATCAAAGACGAAGTGACTAATATGA ATATCGGCTTTTCCAACACCTACATGTCTGACCAACGACCAATTACCATCTCCCCAGGGCTCAGCTTCAACGTTCTTGTCCTGAAGCCAGGACGCCCGTATCACTGGCCGGTGGCGATTAGCATGGTGCGCACGTGTTCTGTAAGCGCCGGCAAGATCAGTGTCAAGATGGGCGACAACGAGACGTTCAAGCTAGGGCCGAATGGAGTAGTTGTCATACGGCCAGGACAGGATTGCACGGTTTCAAACCGGCTTTACACAGATGCGGTGCTTCACTGCACGACTTTTGAGGACGACTTTCAGATGAAGTGA
- a CDS encoding uncharacterized protein (EggNog:ENOG41), giving the protein MPHMREVKTCDRCRHFKRRCDLLKPSCSRCIQAGVRCSFDVNGVAVPSAAAAAGASASPGSSRQARTALASSSSPPVNGDPTAGQNGLISPTASTESPEPAVSIDENGMPVQGNANPLRVVRKRKRNCLSCLRCHRLKVKCDKELPCGRCKSSGNGRECYYSYNKGPNGGKFPCPTAPSNNEETKTVLATWQVQHKVRGSSHWRDLMTKIGALASLESAPLAAALEDVATNACLANFTLPGNFPFGTPGATKYFAREAVTRLLAGERQNHERYLQRYLDLLDVVNPIIDLHIFKREIERYWLDPNASNLCWLAQFLMVMGLGSFASAEGEPPVATEFMMAAEACLMQTPFSFRPTLLTLKTLALMVVAKQVCNPTCWSVDSCWSLLGLLVRTAFIYGLPQDPTDDAETNQEEKDARRKLWLTILYLDIKVAMCTGMPPLTRPDELGNLQKIPEWGPPDSLQMVLYQSLPTVLSVMAQINSKKDQISYPDVLRYNAQLRELMSHAQRVCVGQLQRVTVDIFLRRCLMVLHRPFALHPEGPVMFPESYWSSLECCLALLVHYREMWCSDASLRLDLVGRAFVLDFFSATLTTYIHVLRADAPLTGAAAIGCAFPPRQIILDTLRSCVDIWSSEKDKSVCYRTGYNLLDAVLNLVPKNKI; this is encoded by the exons ATGCCCCATATGCGTGAGGTGAAGACCTGTGACCGCTGCCGGCACTTCAAGCGGCGCTGCGACCTTCTCAAGCCGTCGTGCTCGCGATGCATCCAGGCCGGAGTGCGTTGCAGCTTCGATGTCAATGGCGTTGCCGTGCccagcgcagcagccgccgctggTGCCAGTGCGTCTCCTGGTTCTTCGCGACAGGCGAGGACGGCGctcgcatcttcttcatctcctcccgTCAACGGTGATCCGACCGCGGGCCAAAACGGGCTCATCTCGCCCACTGCCTCAACCGAGAGCCCTGAGCCCGCTGTTTCCATCGATGAAAATGGCATGCCGGTTCAGGGCAATGCCAACCCGCTGCGCGTTGTTCGCAAGCGCAAGCGCAATTGCCTGAGCTGCTTACGCTGTCATCGCCTCAAGGTCAAGTGCGATAAAGAGCTGCCCTGCGGTCGTTGCAAGTCGAGCGGCAACGGCAGGGAGTGTTATTATAGCTACAACAAGGGCCCCAACGGCGGGAAATTCCCCTGTCCCACAGCTCCGTCAAACAACGAGGAGACAAAGACGGTCCTAGCCACGTGGCAGGTCCAGCATAAAGTACGAGGATCCAGCCATTGGCGAGATCTCATGACCAAG ATTGGCGCTTTGGCATCTTTAGAATCGGCCCCGCTGGCTGCCGCTCTTGAAGATGTTGCTACAAATGCTTGTTTGGCAAACTTTACGCTGCCGGGCAATTTCCCCTTTGGTACCCCTGGTGCCACAAAGTACTTTGCGCGTGAGGCCGTCACTCGGCTGTTGGCGGGCGAGAGGCAGAACCATGAAAGGTATCTCCAGCGATATCTCGACTTGCTTGATGTCGTGAATCCAATCATCGACCTCCACATTTTCAAGCGCGAGATCGAGCGGTATTGGCTGGATCCCAATGCCTCCAATCTTTGCTGGCTGGCACAGTTCCTCATGGTCATGGGCCTCGGCAGCTTTGCCTCCGCCGAAGGAGAGCCTCCCGTCGCCACAGAATTCATGATGGCTGCCGAAGCATGCCTCATGCAGACGCCCTTTTCCTTCAGACCGACCCTGCTCACCCTCAAGACGCTGGCCCTCATGGTGGTGGCCAAGCAGGTCTGCAACCCCACCTGCTGGTCCGTGGATTCGTGCTGGTCCCTGCTCGGACTGCTCGTCCGCACAGCCTTCATCTATGGTCTTCCGCAAGATCCAACTGATGATGCGGAGACTAaccaagaggaaaaggacgCCCGGAGAAAGCTGTGGCTTACCATTTTGTACCTCGATATCAAGGTGGCCATGTGCACTGGCATGCCTCCTCTAACACGGCCGGATGAGCTTGGCAACCTGCAAAAGATTCCAGAGTGGGGTCCGCCGGACAGCCTCCAGATGGTCTTGTACCAGTCGCTGCCAACCGTGCTATCGGTCATGGCGCAGATCAATTCCAAGAAGGATCAAATCTCATACCCCGATGTGCTGCGGTACAACGCTCAGCTGCGAGAGCTCATGAGCCATGCCCAACGCGTCTGCGTCGGACAGCTACAGCGGGTAACCGTCGACATCTTCCTGCGACGGTGCCTCATGGTTTTGCATCGTCCTTTTGCGTTGCACCCAGAGGGCCCTGTCATGTTTCCTGAATCGTACTGGTCATCCCTGGAATGCTGCCTGGCGTTGCTGGTGCATTATCGTGAGATGTGGTGTAGTGACGCGAGCCTGCGATTAGATCTTGTCGGACGAGCCTTTGTCCTCGATTTCTTCTCTGCAACCCTGACGACGTACATCCATGTGCTTCGCGCAGATGCGCCTCTTACAGGAGCTGCCGCCATAGGGTGTGCATTTCCTCCTCGGCAAATTATTCTCGATACTCTACGAAGCTGTGTCGATATTTGGAGTTCAGAAAAGGATAAGAGTGTGTGCTACCGCACTGGTTACAATCTGCTTGATGCGGTGCTCAACTTGGTTCCTAAAAATAAGATATAA